GAGCGCGGAATGCCCGTCGTTTACGACCGGAGGCCCGAGGCCAGTGCCCATTGCGATGCTGGCGCCGTCGGCGAGGCCTGGCTAGATCGGCTCGCCGGTCCAGCGGACGAAGCCTTCCAGGGCGTAGAACTCGGGCAGGCCGAGTTGGTTGTAGACGTCGGCCGTGTGCCGATTACGGTCCTCGGCCCGCTGCCAAAACTCGCGCGCGTCCGGGCCTGGGAAAAGCGCCGAGTCCTTTTGCGACTCATGGCGAAAGATGGCGGCCTTTTTCTGCTTCAAGTCGCGCGGGCTCAAGGGGACCGCCAGGTCGATCTCGTGCGGCGGCCACTCTTGCCATGCGCCGCGATAGAGCAGGGCTTCGGGCCGGCTGCCGGTATCCGCTTCGATCTGTTTCAGCGTGCGAATGATCGCCTCGGCACAAACGCGATGGGTGCCGTGCGGATCGGATAGGTCGCCCGCGATGTAGACCTGGTCTGGCTTCACCCGATCGAGCAATTCGCGAATCAGCCGCACGTCTTCGTCTCCGACCGGATTCTTAGCGATCGTGCCGGTGCGGTAGAAGGGAAGGTCGAGGAAGTGTAGATGTTCCTCGCGGCAGCCGCACACGAGTGCGCCTGCCTTGGCTTCGCTCCAGCGAATCAGCGCCTTGATACGCAGCACGGCGTCGATATCGGGCTCGCCAGGGGCCTTGGCGGCCAGAGCCTGATTAACCTGGGATTCAACCTCTTGCGAACGATCGACGTCGATGCCGAAGCGACGATTGAACTCAACGACCAGGTCGGCAATCCGCTGCGCGTCGTGATCGAAGACGGCGATGTTGCCGCTGGTCATGTAAGCGACATGGACCTCATGATGGTCCTCGACCAGGCGGATCAGCGTGCCCCCCATGCTGATCACGTCGTCGTCTGGATGCGGGCTGAAGCAAATCACTCGCTTCGTTTCGCGGCCCGCTGGATGGTATTCGATCGTATCCATCATCCAGCGGAAAACGCGGTGCGAAAGGCTCGGCGCAGGTCCGTGATGTCGCAGCAAGCGGTGCAGGTTGTAGTCGCGATAATCCTGATCATCGAGCTTCAAAAGCGCCTTGCCAGTCTGTTGCGACAGCCACAGCACGGCCCGCTTGATCATCATGTCGGTCCATTCCACCGGACCGAGCAGCCAAGGAGTGGCAACCCCGGTGAGTTGGCCGGCCGCGGCATCGTCGACAAGGATCGTGGCGTCGGCATGATCTCGCAGCAGGCTAGCCGGCACGCGATCCGTCAGCGGCCCTTCGACCGCTTCGCGAATGATCGTGGCTTTGTGCTCGCCGAGCGCCACGAGCACAATCTTGCGAGCCTCGAGAATGGTGCCCAAACCCATCGTCAGGGCCTGGGTGGGAACGTTCTCTTCGCTGAAGAAATCGCTGGCGGCGTCTTTGCGCGTGATCGGGTCGAGCGTGGCCAGCCGGGTGCGGCTGTTGCGCAGGCTGAATGGCTCGTTGAAGCCGATGTGTCCGTTGCGGCCGATGCCCAATAGTTGAACGTCGATGCCGCCGGCGCGCTCGATCGCGGCTTCGTAGCGGCGGCAGAAGTCGTCCACGTCATCCAGCGCGACAGTTCCATCAGGAATGTGGACGTTTTCCGGGGCGATGTTGACGTGCCTTAGAAAATGATCGTGCATCCAGCGGTGATAGCTCTGCAACTGGTCCGGTTGAATGCCGAAATATTCGTCCAAGTTGAAGGTGACCACGCCCGAGAAATCGAGTCCCTCTTCCTGGTGCAGGCGGATCAGCTCGCGGTAAATCCCCAGCGGTGTCGAACCGGTCGGCAACCCGAGGACTGCCATTTGACCGAATGAATTTCGTTCGCGAATCACGCCGGCGATTGTATGCGCGACATGCCGTGCTAGTTCGCGGTTCGAGTCGAAGATGTAGCAGGGGGTTTGCGCGCCCGGTACGCGGCGGGCGGCCGGTGCAGCAGTGAAGGGGAGGGTAGTTGCCATCGACAGCGAGCAGAATTGAGTGAAGGTAATCCGGAGGTGGGCAAGTTTCCCAAAGTCGCGGAACTGAACCATTCAGTATGCCCAAAATCCGGCGATTCGGATACCGCAATCCGCGCCACGGGGCGACGGGAAAGCGATGAGAAGCAGCACTTATTCCGGCGTGGCCAGCGTGGTCACAGCCATGTTGTCCCGGTGGATCACCTCTTCGTAAGGGCAATGCCCTAACGCCGAAGCAATGGCGTCGGTTTTCAAGCCCTTGATGCGCGATACCTCTTCTGCGGGGTAATTAATCAGACCCCGCGCGAACTCGCTACCGGTCCGGTCGCGCAACGAGACAACGTCCCCTTTTTTGAAATTGCCCGTCGCCTCGACGATGCCGATCGCCAATAGGCTGCGCCCTTGACGTTCGACCGCGCGGCGGGCGCCGTCGTCGAGCACCAGGTGCCCGCGCGGTTGGGCCGTGAAGCCGATCCATCGCTTGCGCGAGGTAATGACGTTTCCTTGCGCAACGACCAACGTACCCACGGGCTCGCCGGCCACGATTTTCAACAGGTTGCCGGGCTGGCGACCATTGGCGATGACGACATTCTCGCCCGACACCGTGGCCATGCGCGCGGCGGCCAGCTTGCTGGCCATGCCCCCTTTGCTGAGCCCCGTCTTGATGTCGCGCACCAGGGCCATTACGGATTCGTCAAGCCGGGTCACGGTTGAGACGAGTTTCGCCCCTGGGGCGCGCGGGTCGCCATCGTAAAGCCCGTCAACGTCAGAGAGCAGCACGAGCAAGGGCGCGCGGATCAGGTTGGTGACCATGGCGGCCAGCCGATCGTTGTCGCCGAAGGTGGTCTGCAGTTCCTCGACGCTGACAGTGTCGTTTTCGTTGATGATCGGCACGGCGCCGAGTTCGAAAAGCGTGAAGATCGTATTGCGAACGTTCAGGTAACGCGTGCGATCGTCGAGGTCATTGGCCGTCAGCAGAATCTGCGCGGCATGTCGTCCGAAGGCGCGAAGTGAGCGGTCGTAGACCTGGACGAGATAGCTTTGCCCCATCGCGGCCACGGCCTGCAGTTGGGCCAGGTCGCGGGGGCGAGTTTTCATGCCAAGGCGGCCCATTCCGGCGCCGACCGCACCCGAGCTGACGACCGCCACTTTGCGCCCACCGGCCATCAGTTGATGGATCTCCTCGGCAAGGGCCGCGATTCGCGCCTCGTCGAGCGTGCCCTCGGGGGTCGTTAGCACGCGGGTGCCGACCTTGACGACCACGATGTCGGCCGCCGTGGCGATTTCCTGCCGCAGTAGGTCGGTCATGCTAGTACGGGAGTGAGTTCTATGGCGTGGCGAAAGCGTGACCCGGAATCGTCTTAAGATAGCGATTCACCGGCGAATCGCACAGGTTACTCGTTCCGGCTGGCGAATGCCGAGCTACTTCTCGCCTTGATGGCCGGCGTCCTGAGGGCACTGCCGACCCGGCCGGCGCGCGATTACAATTGCAGGGCCGCTCGTGTCGCGACCACTGGTTCGTGATTGGCCGGCACGCCTGCAATCCTTCCCTGAATTCTCTGCGAGAGCCCTACCTCATGACGATTCCTCGCCGCTTGATGTTCGCCCTGGCCGGTACTTTGCTTGCCCTTACGACGCCGGCGATTGCTGCCGAAAACGATATTTCGATCGAACGAGTGATCGGCACCGAGTTTCCCGGCAAGTACAAGCATCCGGCTACGATCGAGGAACTGGCCAATGGCGATCTTTACATTGCCTATTATGGCGGTGATGGGGAGTACGCCGAGCAGACGGCCTGCTACGGCATGCGGCGCAAGAAGGGGGAAACCAAATGGTCCTCGCCCGAGGTTATCGCCGACACGCCGTTTCATTCCGACGGTAACGCTGTGGTCTGGCAAGCTCCTGATGGGCTTGTGTGGCTGTTCTATGTCTGCCGATTCGGCGACACCTGGAGCACGTCGCGCATCAAGGGGAAAATCTCGCGCGACGGTGCGCACACGTGGAGTGACTCGTTCATGGTCGCGCTGGAAGAGGGGATGATGGTGCGCGGCCGACCGATCGTGCTGGCCGACGGTGATTACCTGTTGCCGATTTATCACGAGACTGGCTTCGACCAGGAGAAGGTCGGCGAGGATAGCGTGTCGTTGTTCCTGAGATTCGATCCAAAGACGAAGAAATGGAGCGAAAGCAGTCGCATTCACTCGCGGATGGGGAACATCCAACCGGCCGTGGCGCAGATTTCGGACAAGGATCTGATCGCTTATTGTCGTCGTGGCGGAAGTTACGCGCCGATTAAGGACGGGTTTGTCGTCCGTAGCGAATCGCACGACGGTGGGCGCACCTGGAGTGAAGGGCAAGACTCGCAATTTCCCAATCCCAACGCCGCCGTGGACTTTCTACGGCTGCAGAATGGCCATTTGCTGTTGGTCTTCAACGACAGCATGGACGACCGCACGCCGCTAACGGTCGCTATCTCGGCCGACAACGACAAAAGTTGGCCGCATCGCCGCAATATCGCGACGGGCAAGGATTCTTTCGGCTATCCGTACGTGATCCAAGGGAAGGATGGCAAGATTCATCTCGTCTATACGTCGCAGGCGCGTAGCGTGATCAATCATGCGACGTTCGACGAGAGCGCGATCTCGAAGTAGTCGCGCTGAAAGAGTCGTCGGTGTGGCGGCTACTCGCCGAATACCAGCGTGCCGAACTTCTCATACTCATGAAAACTGAGACCGACGCGCGCCCAGTCCCAACTGGTCTCGCGGTCGTTGTCATAGTCCATGCGGTAGAAGTTGGCGCGCCAGCGGGTGCCCGGTCGTGGCGGAACGTTGCCCAACGGTTCCAGCAGTTTGTAGGGGACGAAGATTTCTGCCGTCCAGCCGGTGACCTTGGCGCCCGAATCCTTGACGCCGCCCACGACGACCGTCTGCTTGCGTATCTTGCGATCCCCTTCGTAATGCCAGGGGCGCCAGCCAAGGAACTTCCCTTCGACGTTGGGAATTAGAATTGGCAACTCGTATCCCAGTGGCGAGATTTCGTACTCGAAATAAATCGATTGCCGCTCGTCGGGCCAGAGGAAGAATTCAAAGCAGTCCTCGTTCCAAAGGTCGAGGAAATCTTCCTTCATCGTCGTGGTCAGCTTCGTGTCCGTTCCGTCCATCAGTACGTACAGGCCGGTTGCTGAGTACAGCACTTTGAATCGCGACTGATAGTCGGCGCCGGCCTTGCCTCGCCGGGCGAGCGAGGTCCACTCGGTCTTTTTCCAGGCGGGCGCTTGGCCGTCGCCTGTCACTTCGAAATCTTCGGTACGGGGAACGCGCAGTTCAGGCATGGCGGGTGGTGCCTCATCAGAGCGGGCGGAACGATCAGGTCCGGCGATGTTAATGGCCAAGAGCATGGCCAAAAGGATTCCCGGCCTGCGGCGTCGAGCGAGCCATGTCATGGTCCATATCCCTTGATCGGTTAATTCTGGCTTGGCAGGTGCCCCGGTCGCGAGTTCTGTCGTGGAACAGACCGGGCGGCATCAACGTAGGCCGGCGATTTTCCCATGTCGAGGGGTGCCTGGACCAGCCGCGGGAAATGCGTTCGAAGGGGGCCATAAGCTGCTACAGGGCCAGCGGGGAAGCCGTTTGGCGGGCAGGTCGTGGGGTCTTAACACTTGTACCGGGCAGATGCCCCAATTAGCGTGGAGGTTGTGGCGCGGCTGCGTTGCGGTCGCCTCGAATGCAATGGTTGTAAGGAATCGGTCATGACGCTGCGTCGCCTGGCACCTGCCCTGGTTGTCTTAATTCTTGTTTGCAGCCACGCAGCGACGGCCGAGGCCCAATGGGGCGGTGGCGGTTTCGGCTTTGGAGGTGGATTCGGGATGGTGAACGGGGCTTACACGCTCGACCCGCCGCCGTACTTTTCGCTCTTTCCGCCGGTCTATTACAGCCACATCACACCGCGACCGTACGGGTTCAGCCCCTACGCTTACCCGGGGTTTATGCCGACGCCGGAGCGGATTCCGATTCCGTCGACGCGGTATGTTCCGCCTCGCCGGCAGTCCGTAGGTGGTGCGGCCCCGCGACCAGCGGTGGCGAAGGGACCGATCATCAAGAATCCCTTTGTGCTGCCGGAAGAGGAACGTCCGACGCGGTTGGCTGATGGCCGGCCAGTTCCGCAGACGGTCATCGTGAAGGAGTTTGCGGCCGCTAGCACGCCCCCGCAAATCGACCTGGACAGATAGCCGTAAATCGCTAATCTACCTGCCCGGTTAGCTTCGCAGCGACGCATTTCTCGGCGGCGCTGACCGCGCTTTCATTTCTTCGCCTGCTTCCCGAACCATTGGATCTCGTCGCCGCTTGTCGCGGTCGGCGCGCTGGCACGTTCGTTTCGTGTTCGCGATTGCATATCCGATGCTGGAAAGGAGTCACGCCATGCGTGGGTTGCGCGCATTGTGTTCAGCATTCGCGCTGGTCGCGATGGGCTGTCAATCGCCGCCGCCGGCCATGGACCCCTTCCTTCGCACGCGCGTACCGCCGCCGGCGACCGGCGATGTTGGTCCGCTGCCGGCGGGCGCTTATGGGAGCACGCCTCCTGTCGTAGGGGCACCGGGTGGTGCTTATACTCCGCCCGGCGGTTACGGTGGGCAGCTTACGCCCGTGGCTCAGCCACCGGGTTCCGCACCGCCTGCTGCCGCGGTGCCCGCAGCTCCTTATGGAGCGCAGCCCACTCCGACGTATCAGCAGCCCGCGCCAACTTATCAACAACCCACGCCGACTTATCAGCCACCTGCGGCGCCGATGTCTCCGCCGCCAGCCGGCGGACCACAGTATTCGCCACCCGGGGGCGGTTGGGCACCGACCAGTTCGACGAATGTCCCCGCGACGACCAGTATGTACAGCCGCGAGGCGATGCAGCGCGAATTACGCCCGCTGGGCGAAACGGCGCGTGCCGGAGTGCTGGGCAATGCCGCCACGGATGCTCCCCAGGACGAAGGCATCACGCCTGGCGAGCAGGGGCTCGATCCGGCGGACAAGTTGACGAAGACGCCGATGGCTGCCCCGTTGCAAGGTCCGCGCGACACGCGCGCCATCGAGCCGGTGTCGTATACCGTTCCGGAAGGCGCGCCAGCCCGCACAACGACCGGCGCTTATGCGTCACTTACTCCGGCCAACAATGTCACGCTTAGCAGGGTGCCTGCTGCGGCGGCGTCCGGCAGCGGCCCGGCCGACCGGGGCGCAACATACGGCTTTGATAGTAGCTACGCATGGCTCCAGGGACAGCTCGAGTACTCAGCGGCCACGAAGCAGTGGAAGGTCCGTTATGTGCCAATCAACGGGCCCACGGACCGTTACGGCGGCAGCGTCGTGCTGAGCTCGACCCCGGCTCTGGCGGGATTCAAGGCTGGCGATTTCGTTTCGGTAAAGGGACGCTTCGCCGGCACAACTCCGGCACCGAACTCGTACGCTCCGCTGTACCAGGTTAGCGCGGTGGATCGGTTGACCGATTAATTCCGCGATGCTCGTCGGTGGTCATGCCTGGTGTCCGAGGCCGCGGGCCGTGGCATTACGCCGGACTTCGTAAAACTCTGCAAAGTTGTCGAATAAGGTATGATGATGGTGTCGGTGCGTGCCCGCTGAAATGGCACGTCGACTCTTCATCGGACCGGTCGGAACCGCTCTTTTGTCCGCACTCCCCACCAGTTTATCGGCGCGATTCCTGGCGACCCTGGGCGGTCCGGCGCGGATGCGCCTGGCAAAGTGGTCGCAACTGATCCCCGTGATCGGCGCCTTCGAGCCGGAACTGATCGAGCTTTCGGACAGCGAGCTGCGCAAACGCAGCCTGTCGCTGAAATACCGGGCACGTAGCCGCGAGCCCTTGGGGCAGTTGCTGCCCGAGGCGTTTGCCCTGGTGCGCGAGGCCGGGCGTCGGTCGCTGAATATGCGGCACTTCGATGTGCAGCTATTGGGCGGCATAGCGATGCACAATCGATCGATTGCCGAAATGCAAACGGGCGAGGGAAAGACGCTGACGGCCACGCTGCCGATGTATCTCGAATCGCTGGCCGGCAAGGGCGCGCACCTGGCCACGGTGAACGATTACCTGGCTCGCCGTGATGCGGACTGGATGAAGCCGTTGTATCAGGCGTTGGGTGTCACGGTGGGGGTTATCGAAACGCCCATGCAGACGCCGGCCCGCCGCGAGGCGTACGGCTGCGACGTCACCTACGGCACCAGCAAGGAATTCGGCTTCGATTTTCTGCGCGATCGGTTGTTGCTGCGTCGGATGGCCGAAGGCATGACCGACGTCGTCGGCAACATGTTGGGACATCATGGAGCCGGAGGCGACGAGCCCGTCCAGCGGCCGGCACATTTCGTGCTGGTCGACGAGGCGGACAGCATCTTGATCGACGAGGCACGCACCCCACTGATCATCAGCGCGTTACCGACCGAAGAAGAGTTGATCGCCGCGGAATGCCATCGCTGGAGCGCCGATGCCCCGTCGCAATTCGTCGAAGACGAGCATTATGAGTTCGATCACGACAAGCAGTCGGTCGAATTGAACGCGGCCGGCCGGCAGTTGGTCCGCGCGCTACCGAAGCCGAAGTCTTTGGACTCGGTCGGCCTGTTCACGATGTACGAATTCATCGAACGGGCGATCAAGGTGGACCGCGTTTATACTCGCGACCGGCATTATGTCGTTCATGACGGCGAGATCGTCATCGTCGACGAGTTTACCGGACGATTGGCCGAGGGTCGCAAATGGCGGGCCGGCATTCACCAGGCCGTCGAGGCGAAGGAGAAGGTCGAAGTCACGGTCGCCACGGGCCAGGCGGCGCGGATCACGGTGCAGGATTTCTTCCTGCGCTATCCGCGCATGGCTGGCATGACCGGCACCGCGGCCAGTTCGTCGGGTGAGCTGCGCCGGATTTACAAGCTGCGCGTGGTGCCGATTCCCACGAACCGGCCCGCGATTCGTCAACGATTGCCCGAGGCCACCTACGGCACTGCGGACATGAAATGGGCAGCCATCGT
The Pirellulales bacterium DNA segment above includes these coding regions:
- a CDS encoding sialidase family protein yields the protein MTIPRRLMFALAGTLLALTTPAIAAENDISIERVIGTEFPGKYKHPATIEELANGDLYIAYYGGDGEYAEQTACYGMRRKKGETKWSSPEVIADTPFHSDGNAVVWQAPDGLVWLFYVCRFGDTWSTSRIKGKISRDGAHTWSDSFMVALEEGMMVRGRPIVLADGDYLLPIYHETGFDQEKVGEDSVSLFLRFDPKTKKWSESSRIHSRMGNIQPAVAQISDKDLIAYCRRGGSYAPIKDGFVVRSESHDGGRTWSEGQDSQFPNPNAAVDFLRLQNGHLLLVFNDSMDDRTPLTVAISADNDKSWPHRRNIATGKDSFGYPYVIQGKDGKIHLVYTSQARSVINHATFDESAISK
- the proB gene encoding glutamate 5-kinase codes for the protein MTDLLRQEIATAADIVVVKVGTRVLTTPEGTLDEARIAALAEEIHQLMAGGRKVAVVSSGAVGAGMGRLGMKTRPRDLAQLQAVAAMGQSYLVQVYDRSLRAFGRHAAQILLTANDLDDRTRYLNVRNTIFTLFELGAVPIINENDTVSVEELQTTFGDNDRLAAMVTNLIRAPLLVLLSDVDGLYDGDPRAPGAKLVSTVTRLDESVMALVRDIKTGLSKGGMASKLAAARMATVSGENVVIANGRQPGNLLKIVAGEPVGTLVVAQGNVITSRKRWIGFTAQPRGHLVLDDGARRAVERQGRSLLAIGIVEATGNFKKGDVVSLRDRTGSEFARGLINYPAEEVSRIKGLKTDAIASALGHCPYEEVIHRDNMAVTTLATPE
- a CDS encoding preprotein translocase subunit SecA; the protein is MARRLFIGPVGTALLSALPTSLSARFLATLGGPARMRLAKWSQLIPVIGAFEPELIELSDSELRKRSLSLKYRARSREPLGQLLPEAFALVREAGRRSLNMRHFDVQLLGGIAMHNRSIAEMQTGEGKTLTATLPMYLESLAGKGAHLATVNDYLARRDADWMKPLYQALGVTVGVIETPMQTPARREAYGCDVTYGTSKEFGFDFLRDRLLLRRMAEGMTDVVGNMLGHHGAGGDEPVQRPAHFVLVDEADSILIDEARTPLIISALPTEEELIAAECHRWSADAPSQFVEDEHYEFDHDKQSVELNAAGRQLVRALPKPKSLDSVGLFTMYEFIERAIKVDRVYTRDRHYVVHDGEIVIVDEFTGRLAEGRKWRAGIHQAVEAKEKVEVTVATGQAARITVQDFFLRYPRMAGMTGTAASSSGELRRIYKLRVVPIPTNRPAIRQRLPEATYGTADMKWAAIVQEVIETHATGRPILIGTRSIDKSELLAELLKQAGIAHLVLNANKVAEEAEIISHAGEFGKVIVSTNMAGRGTDIKLGPGIVDLGGLHVICTEMHDSARIDRQLIGRCGRQGDPGTWRQYLALDDDILLAGLGPKRSKKLKELGERQPEGLTKYASLFPKAQQLIERKHFRDRRVLMYYEKERRKMHEHLGQDPYLDAAGG
- a CDS encoding carbohydrate-binding family 9-like protein, encoding MTWLARRRRPGILLAMLLAINIAGPDRSARSDEAPPAMPELRVPRTEDFEVTGDGQAPAWKKTEWTSLARRGKAGADYQSRFKVLYSATGLYVLMDGTDTKLTTTMKEDFLDLWNEDCFEFFLWPDERQSIYFEYEISPLGYELPILIPNVEGKFLGWRPWHYEGDRKIRKQTVVVGGVKDSGAKVTGWTAEIFVPYKLLEPLGNVPPRPGTRWRANFYRMDYDNDRETSWDWARVGLSFHEYEKFGTLVFGE
- the nagB gene encoding glucosamine-6-phosphate deaminase; this encodes MATTLPFTAAPAARRVPGAQTPCYIFDSNRELARHVAHTIAGVIRERNSFGQMAVLGLPTGSTPLGIYRELIRLHQEEGLDFSGVVTFNLDEYFGIQPDQLQSYHRWMHDHFLRHVNIAPENVHIPDGTVALDDVDDFCRRYEAAIERAGGIDVQLLGIGRNGHIGFNEPFSLRNSRTRLATLDPITRKDAASDFFSEENVPTQALTMGLGTILEARKIVLVALGEHKATIIREAVEGPLTDRVPASLLRDHADATILVDDAAAGQLTGVATPWLLGPVEWTDMMIKRAVLWLSQQTGKALLKLDDQDYRDYNLHRLLRHHGPAPSLSHRVFRWMMDTIEYHPAGRETKRVICFSPHPDDDVISMGGTLIRLVEDHHEVHVAYMTSGNIAVFDHDAQRIADLVVEFNRRFGIDVDRSQEVESQVNQALAAKAPGEPDIDAVLRIKALIRWSEAKAGALVCGCREEHLHFLDLPFYRTGTIAKNPVGDEDVRLIRELLDRVKPDQVYIAGDLSDPHGTHRVCAEAIIRTLKQIEADTGSRPEALLYRGAWQEWPPHEIDLAVPLSPRDLKQKKAAIFRHESQKDSALFPGPDAREFWQRAEDRNRHTADVYNQLGLPEFYALEGFVRWTGEPI